A genomic stretch from uncultured Pseudodesulfovibrio sp. includes:
- a CDS encoding acetyl-CoA carboxylase carboxyl transferase subunit alpha/beta: MNIEKKLQGLQERVNYARDILGSAPRPELDAFTKEISEFSNKNSDLSDELQTRALGALDARLTAMESAIDSRLTAMDKVRIVRHPQRACLKDILENVYDNYTEIGGQDEHSIDPGMLIARAYITRRRGKKIINQPVMVVGQEKGHGEEFRNGGSIKPWGNSKALKYMKVAALEQIPIHAYVNTPGSYPVEDFPGAAQQIAENIYEMSGLPVPIIAIFSEGGSGGAEAIGMADKRLMLSHGYYSVISPEGAAAIEGRIRGSQRAPVELIESCALAQRITAQDNLKNGYIDEIIEEPPLGARADHFDFYKQVREQVVRATDEVTLGVRGFRLFRAMAMRHFKKHTDIIVRWSLNETARERLIAKRFKKYRKLAQHAYQDNRSLMDKLTATSSGIVSNTSSLLVYGLIKPFRQRIGRIIEEATDEIHVITGKVDTVVKTALKKIGIKTDGNKLKEMELTGLSTTQEAEPTVTTDNGYISPQAGIDREVTCPHAAKRGCLDIWAKDLFTDFAGVCPHCGYNFPMEYQWYLHNLFDKDSLREFNRDIAAGNPTKFPNFDARVDAAKEKTGLQSSCMTFNASLEGINLTCATLIANFRGGSVGAAEGEKFIRALELAQTKHQPFLAYVHGTAGIRIQEGVNGLIQMPRCTMAVRKYIEEGGLYIVLYDTNSYAGPVASFLGCSPYQYAVRSSRLGFAGPGVIKETTGIEIPPDYHNCYKGLSRGHIQGVWSRKDIRKNLHQAFLTIGGRNLYYR, encoded by the coding sequence CAGAGCTTGATGCATTCACCAAGGAGATCAGTGAGTTTTCTAATAAGAACAGCGATCTGTCCGATGAGTTGCAAACCAGGGCATTGGGTGCATTGGACGCCAGGCTGACGGCCATGGAATCCGCCATAGACAGTCGCCTGACGGCCATGGACAAGGTACGCATCGTTCGCCATCCGCAGCGGGCCTGCCTCAAGGATATCCTTGAGAACGTCTATGACAACTACACCGAAATCGGTGGTCAGGATGAACACTCCATCGACCCTGGCATGCTGATCGCTCGCGCGTATATAACACGGCGTCGCGGCAAGAAAATTATCAATCAGCCTGTCATGGTCGTTGGCCAGGAAAAAGGCCACGGCGAAGAGTTTCGTAACGGTGGTTCCATTAAGCCCTGGGGTAATAGCAAGGCACTTAAATACATGAAAGTCGCCGCGTTGGAACAGATCCCCATTCACGCCTATGTGAACACCCCCGGCTCCTACCCTGTCGAAGACTTCCCTGGTGCTGCCCAGCAGATTGCAGAGAATATCTATGAAATGTCAGGACTTCCTGTCCCCATTATCGCCATATTTTCTGAAGGCGGCTCCGGTGGCGCAGAAGCTATCGGCATGGCGGACAAACGCCTGATGCTCTCCCATGGATATTATTCTGTCATCTCTCCTGAAGGGGCTGCTGCCATCGAAGGACGTATCCGTGGTTCTCAACGTGCCCCTGTCGAGCTTATTGAATCATGTGCACTGGCACAGCGCATCACGGCTCAGGACAACTTGAAAAACGGATACATCGATGAAATCATCGAAGAGCCGCCGCTTGGTGCCCGTGCCGATCATTTCGACTTCTACAAGCAGGTTCGGGAACAGGTGGTCAGGGCAACCGATGAAGTCACCCTCGGCGTTCGTGGATTTCGCTTATTCCGGGCCATGGCCATGCGTCATTTCAAAAAGCATACAGATATCATCGTCCGCTGGTCTCTCAACGAAACCGCTCGCGAACGACTGATCGCCAAGCGTTTCAAGAAATATCGCAAACTGGCCCAGCATGCGTATCAGGATAACCGATCCTTGATGGACAAACTTACTGCGACCAGCTCCGGTATCGTGTCCAACACTTCGAGTCTTTTGGTGTACGGACTGATCAAGCCCTTCCGCCAACGCATCGGTCGAATTATTGAAGAAGCGACCGACGAGATCCATGTTATCACGGGCAAGGTTGACACTGTCGTGAAGACCGCGCTCAAAAAAATCGGCATAAAAACCGATGGGAACAAGTTGAAGGAAATGGAACTGACTGGACTGTCTACCACACAGGAAGCAGAACCGACAGTGACTACCGACAACGGGTATATCAGTCCTCAAGCAGGAATCGACCGTGAAGTGACCTGCCCTCACGCAGCCAAACGTGGCTGCCTTGATATCTGGGCTAAGGATTTATTCACGGATTTTGCCGGGGTCTGCCCTCATTGTGGCTACAATTTCCCCATGGAATACCAGTGGTATCTTCATAATCTCTTCGACAAGGACTCCCTGCGTGAATTCAACCGCGATATCGCGGCAGGCAATCCGACGAAGTTTCCCAACTTCGATGCACGTGTGGACGCTGCCAAGGAAAAGACAGGACTTCAATCGAGCTGCATGACTTTCAATGCCAGCCTTGAGGGCATCAACCTCACGTGTGCGACCTTGATCGCCAATTTCCGAGGAGGCTCCGTGGGAGCTGCCGAGGGCGAGAAGTTCATTCGCGCTCTTGAATTGGCGCAAACCAAACACCAGCCGTTTCTGGCATACGTGCATGGCACTGCCGGCATTCGCATTCAGGAAGGGGTCAACGGCCTTATTCAGATGCCCCGCTGCACCATGGCGGTACGCAAGTATATTGAAGAAGGCGGCCTCTACATCGTGCTGTACGACACCAACTCATACGCCGGTCCCGTGGCTTCTTTCCTCGGCTGTTCACCGTATCAGTATGCTGTCCGCTCATCGCGCCTCGGCTTTGCCGGCCCCGGCGTCATCAAGGAGACCACAGGTATCGAGATACCGCCCGACTACCACAACTGCTACAAAGGGCTTTCAAGAGGCCATATTCAGGGGGTGTGGAGTCGTAAGGACATTCGCAAGAACCTGCATCAGGCTTTCCTGACCATTGGTGGACGCAACCTCTACTACAGGTAA